GGTTTGGACAAGAGATATTCAAATGGAAGAGATAACGAACAAAACAATGCTAATTGCAGGGACTGGTATATTAGGAAGAGAAATTGCAAAAATAGCAAAAGCTTTTCAGATGAAAACAATTGGAGTTTCAAAAAGTGGTAGACAAGTTGATTATTTTGATAAAAATATTACTTTTAAAGAAATGGATATGTATTTGAATGAGGCAGATTTTGTGATTTCTATACTTCCAAGTACTCCTGGAACTAAGGGATTCTTTCAGTATAAGCACTTCGAAACAATGCCTGAACATGGAGTGTTTGTTAATATCGGAAGAGGTGATGCGGTTAGTGGAGAGGTCGTTTTAAAAGCTATACACGAGAAAGAAATATTTCATGCTGTATTAGATGTGTTTGAAGAAGAGCCTCTTCCGAAAGATCATCCATTTTGGGAAGAAGAAAATATTACTGTGACTACTCATTTATCGGGAGTTTCTCCACATTATTTTGATAGAGCATTAGATATATTTTCTGATAACCTGGAAAAATACAAAAACGGCAAAAAAAATATATTGAATATTGTTGATGTAAAACAAGGCTATTAATATAGTTAAATGATTCAAGCTAAAATTCCTATTGTCTAAATTTTTAACAATAGGAATTTTTATATAAGTTGAATTTATGATTCTAACCTATGCTCTAACACAAAGCCGATCGATAATCGTATCCTTATACTGGTTGATATCATCAATAAATTCTCTGACCTTGAGCGCAATTTTTCGGACATCTGGAAAAAAGACATTGTTAATGACAGATTCTTTCAGCCATTTCCATAATCCTTCAATGAGGTTGAGCTCTGGACTATAGGGCGGTAAATACACAAGTTCCAGCCGGTCCTTGTTTTCATCCAAAAAAGGGCGGAGGAGTTTTGCGTGGTGAATCCGAGCATTGTCTAATATCATAACAATTTTACCGGCAGGGTAATGTTCGAGTGTCGCTGTTAAAAACTTTAGAAAAGCAGCTGCATCAAACTTTTCTTCTTCGATGCAGAATACTTCGCCGTTTTCATAGTTCAATGTGCCAACCAATTTTACACCCTTGTGTTGTCCGTGCGTCGGGATGATTCGCTGCTTTCCTTTTAAAAACCATGTGCGCTGTATCGCTTGGTAGTCTCGTATCATCGATTCATCTTCAAAGAGAATATGATGTATCTCTTCATTTACCAGTTTTTTTTAAAGCGGGAAAGGTTGTGTCTGTGAATTCTTTTTGTTTTTCTGGATCTGCTTTCTCAAGCGTATAAGTTGGACGGGTGTAGCTTAATCCAAGCGAATGTAAAAGACGTGACATCCCACGCAAACTATAGTCAATGTCCCATTCGTTTTTAACAAATTGCGTAATAAGAGATAATGTCCAATTATATCTGGCAGTAAAACCGACATCTGCCGGAACTTTAATAGAAACAGTTTCTAAAAGAATAGCTTGTTTTTCTTTTGATAGTTTGGAGGGCTTTCCTGGTGAATAACCTAGTTTCAAACCTTCAAGAGAGTTATTTCTGTACATGGACACATAAGCACCAACGGTTTCACGACGGCGGTGGATAATATTCGCAATCTCTTTCATCTTATAACCGCTTAGGTATAGGTACACAGCTTGATAGCGTTCATAGTGACGAGAATCAGTAGCAGTTTTCATCGCTTCTTTCAGTTCTTCTATCTGACTTTGAACGTTCATAGCTCTCAAATCCTTTCAAGGTATTTTATAATCTATACCCTATTTGAAGGAAGTTGGAACCTTTAATTCAACTTATATAGTTTGAATTTTATTAAAACCCTCCAAGTTAAATTCCATCCATCAAAATGATATAATTCTAACGGAGGGGTATTATCGTTTACATATAAGATAGATTAGTAGAGGGGGATTTTTTAATATGCATCATCTGCAACATACGAAAACATTCAAAAGTGTCGATGAAAGAAGAGAGGATTTCATCAAAGCTTATCCGGTTTGGAACAGAAATACGATTGCATCGCATATTCAAACAAGTGTGAAAGCCTATGCAAATCAGGCTTTTATGCATATTGACGGGAAAACTTATACCTATCAGGATGTATGGAATAAGGCTGTACAAATCGCAAAAGCTTTTATCCACAGCGGCGTAAAAAGGCGGGAGCATGTTGCTATTTTAATGGATAATGATGCAACTTATCCAGCTTTGATGATTGCGTCATCTATGGTGGGAGCCGTATTTCTCCCTTTGAATTCGATGTTGTCAAAAGAAGAATTAAAATATATTTTGATGCAATCGGATACCAATTACCTTTTTGTACATGATTCTGTAAAGGGGAAAAAGCACGCTCAGGCTGTACAGGAAATAGGGCAAGAGAAAGCTTTTCAAGAAAATGCTTCATTGAAAAAAGTAATTTGTATGCAAACAAAAGGAGATACGAATATTCCACCTTTTTTTATAAAATGGGAGGATTTTTTGCAAGGTGCTGAAAACGTGACGGAAGCGGAATGGATGAATCGATGGGAGGCTTCCCTTTATGCAGATGAAGTAGCTATTATTATGTATACTTCTGGTTCAACTGGAAGTCCGAAAGGTGTCATGCTTACCCATGACATGCTGCTTCGCTGTGCGTATAGTACGTGCTACAGCCGTGCGATTGAGAAGGGGCGGGTAACCTTTGCTCCTTTACCGTTCTATCATTGCTTTGCCATCGTAGAAGCGATACTTGCGATGTCTTTTGTCGGCGGTTCTTTTATTGCTGCGCTTGGCGCTTCTCCGTTAAAATCGCTGGAATTAATGGAAACGTATCATGCGAATGATTATTTATGTGTTCCGTCTACTCTTGTTCCATTATTAAATCATCCGCAAGTGGATACATTTGATTTATCTGCTTTATTTGCAATGTGGTGTGGTGCTGCGCCAGCGCCTGTTCCCGTGTGGAAAAAGGCTATGGAGACGCTTGGTCTGACGGAAATTGTTACTGGTTATGGACAGACAGAGGTTAGTTCTTCCGGTGTTACAACGGAAATAGGGGACGATTTAGAGACAATAGCTACCAGAGTCGGGCGTCCCAAATTGGCTGGGGCGAGCGGACGTTCCGAATTCACAGGTCATGCGACAGAATATAAAACAGTTGATCCGGAAAATGGACAAACGTTGGAAGCGGGGGCAATTGGAGAATTAACGGTTCGCGGGCCATCTGTGACAACAGGATATTATAACAAACCGGAAGAGACAGCGGCAGCGATTGATAAGGACGGCTGGCTGCGTACAGGTGATGTCGGCAGAGTGGATGAAAATGGCTATGTGCAGCTTTTGGGCCGCAGTAAAGAAATGTTTAAAGTTTCTGGGGAGTTAGTTGCCCCAAGAGAAGTGGAGACAGTAATCTCGGAGCATCCCGCAGTGTCCCAGGTAGGTGTTATTGGTGTTTCCGATTCTATGACAACGGAAATTGGGGCAGCTTTTATCGAAGTTTATGAAGGAGAATCCATAACCAGAAAAGAAATCGTTCAATGGTGTTCGGAAAAATTGGCACGTTTTAAAATACCGAGATATGTTTGGGTTATACAGACTGCAGATTGGCCACTTACCAGCACGGGGAAAATTCAAAAATTCCGTCTGCAGGAACTAGCAGAAGAAAAATTAAAACGTTCCAGAGAGTAGGGAATGAAAAAAACAGGAGGAAATGTAAATGACACAAGCGTGGCATCAGCACCGAATGCGTGTGCAATACAAAGATACAGATCAAATGGGAGTAGTCCATCACGGAAACTATATTACATGGTTTGAAGTAGCGCGGACAGAGTGGATGAGACATTTTAATTTGTCTTATCATGCCTTGGAAGAGCAAGGTTTGCTTTTACCGGTATTGGATGTGAATGCGACATATAAACGTTCTGCAAGATTTGATGATTTAGTCGTGTTATTTACACGTATCGAAGCATATTCACCGATTCGGTTGGTGTTTGAATATGAAGCGAGAAGAATCACACAAGCGGACTGGGAGGCAAATGGATTGGAAAGTGCTACAACAGAAGCACCTTATGGAGAATTATTGACGACAGGAAAAACAACCCATATGTGGGTGAATAAAGCCTGGAAACCTGTCAAACTGCGTAAGACACACCCGGAATTGTATGAACAATTGCAACAGATTGCTGAATAAATGAGAAAAGGAGCAGTGGAAAATGACGTATGATGTGATTATTATAGGGGCAGGTTCCATGGGGATGGCTGCCGGATATTATTTAACAGAGTCAGGGCAGAAAGTTGCCTTGATTGATGCTTATGACCCTCCGCATGAATCAGGTTCTCATCATGGGGGAACAAGGCTGATTCGCCATGCTTATGGAGAAGGCGGTAATTATGTCCCTTTGGCATTACACGCACAAAAATTATGGGAAGCATTGGATGAGAAAACAGAGGAGCGAATATTTGCCAAGACAGGTGTTCTTAATTTTGGTCCAAAAGGTAATACGTTTTTAGATACCGTTGAACAATCGGCAAAAGAATATCATCTGCCTTTGGAAGTCATGACAGCAGAAGAGATTAATGCACGCTGGCCGGGATTTCAATTAGATAAAGAATCGATTGGTTATTTTGAAAAAACCTCTGGCGTTGTGTTCAGTGAAAATGCGGTTCGGACATATCGGACATTAGCAGAAAAAAATGGAGCAGATTTATACACAAACAGCTATGTTCAAGCAATCGAAACAACAGCTGATGACGTAACTGTGCAATTAGAAAATGAAGAAGTAACCGGGAAGAAGTTGCTTATCACTGCTGGAAAAGGGACGAATCAAGTGGCAAAGCTGCTTGATATAACATTGCCGCTTACGCCAGTACGTAAGACATTTTCATGGTTTACAACAGCCGAAGAAGCGAACTATAAAGAAGGCGCTTTTCCCGGCTTTGGACACATTGGGAAGGACAGTACATATTATGGCTTCCCAAGTATCGATGGTGCGGGGTTAAAAATCGGCAGACATGACGGAGGACAGCCTTTAATTGACCCAGGAGAGCTGGATCCTTTTGGAACATTTCCGGAAGATGAGCAGGAGACGCTGGACTTTGCGCATGAGCATTTCTCGAAGGATATAGAATTAAAAGAAGGAAGGGTATGTACGTACACCAATACCCCTGATGAGGATTTTATTATTGATTACCTGCCGGGATATGCAAATGTTGTTGTTGCTTGCGGATTTTCCGGACATGGTTTTAAATTTGCAAGTGGTATTGGTGACAGTTTGGCTAGCATACTAATGGGGGAAGAACCGGCTGTTAGCTTGGAAGGTTTCCGGTTAAGCCGATTTGATGAATCATCATAAAAATGCATCTGCCGGGAAAAGGGTTGCTAAAGATATTGAATTATATTCCATAGCGGATATTTACTGTACTGGTTTTCTTCCTAGCAACATTAGGAGGGGAAGTTACTAGTCAATTAAAAAAGAGAGGGCGTCCTCTCTTTTTTGATTAACTAGCAACTTTGTTGTTGCTCGCATTATTTGGTTTGATTCTGAATGATAAAATCCCTGCAATAAGTAAAAATACAAAAGCGAAAATAAAAAATAATCCATTAGAGATAAAACCATAAATACTGATAACAAGAAGACCAACGCCGGCTGTTTTGCTAAACTTCCATGATACAAAACCTAAAATAATTGCCAGAAAGGATACCCAGAATACGGAAGCCCCGCTATCAGCCATAGCCTCTTCGCCAAAAATACTTCCACTAAACGTTACAATCAACCCGCTAACAACCCCGGCTAAACCTCCAAGGATGGATAAAACGGCAACCCATGTCTTCATATATCATTACCTCCTCTAACATTACGCAATGCAAATATACCATAATATACAAATGAAGGAAATATATGCAACTTATGTTTTCTATAATTTCTCTTTTTACAGAGTAAATAGACATGTGATAGAGAGGTGGTTCTCTTTTTTTACATTTTGTCTGGACGTTATTATTTGATTTTTGGTATGATAAAGAAACATCTTTTATTTCACAATAAAAAGATAGAAACGCAATGTGGCTTCTATTGCTTTCTTCTTTTAGAAATAACAGATTGAATTGTCTGAATTTTTGGTTGGAGAAGCCATGAACGAATGTATTTTTGGGAGGATTGGAAAGTGAAGATGTTAGAAAGAATCAGCGCCTTTGCAGGAAATACTTTTGCACTTTGGGTTATTTTGTTTGCGATAATCAGTTTTCTGTTTCCGGGCGCATTTACCTGGATTTCACCGCATGTAGGTATATTATTGGGAATTATCATGTTTGGTATGGGGTTAACACTTACGCCGAAAGATTTTAAGGATGTATTAAAAACTCCAAAAAGTGTACTTATTACTGTCATTGCGCAGTATATTATTATGTCGCTTATAGCATATGGTTTAGCTGTTGCTTTTCAATTGCCGCCAGAGATTGCCGTTGGCGTTATTCTGGTAGGGTGTTCACCAGGCGGAACAGCATCCAACGTTATTACTTACTTAGCAAAAGGAAATACAGCTTTGTCTGTATCAGCAACCACGGTATCTACCTTATTGGCACCAGTGTTAACGCCGGCGTTAACACTTTTATTAGCGAATCAGTGGATGCCTGTTTCCTTTAAAGATATGTTTATTGAAATATTGCAGGTTGTTCTTATCCCGATTATTTTAGGGTTTGTAATCCGTTTATTATTTAATAAACAAGTCGAGAAAAGTATTTCTGTACTTCCGCTTGTTTCGGTTGTAGGTATTGTTGCAGTTGCTACGGCAGTTGTTTCCGTCAATAAAGATGCGGTTGCCACATCGGGGCTGCTTATTTTTGGTGTTGTGATACTGCATAATTTATTAGGCTTATTATTAGGTTTTGTTATTGCCAGACTGTTTAAATTAAGTTTTTCGGATCAAAAGGCAGTCTCTATCGAGGTTGGTATGCAGAACTCGGGATTGGCCTCTACATTAGCATTAACCTTCTTTTCTGCTACGCCAATTGCCGCCGTACCAAGCGTTATCTTCAGTATTTGGCATAATATTTCCGGACCGGTTCTAGCGACTTTTTGGTCAAAATATGATGAGAAAAAAGAAAATATGTGAGAGTCTAGTCTTTAGAGAAAAAATAGGCTCGTTAGCTTGATTAGAAAAAGCCGTCTGTTTGTTGACGGCTTTTTCGTTAATTTTCAGACTGATTTAATGCGTTTAAGTCATGTTTGGATAATCGTTCTCCGAAAAAAGTTACTTTTCCTTCTGAGATAGCTCTTCGTTCAATTTGTCCATCTATAAATGCATTGCTTGGAATAATGGAAGGGACAGGATTTGTTATTTGTTTTCCTTCACTGTCGTAAAATAAATAACCTTCTTTTTCATCTAAAATAAACGAGTGAACTTTCATGTTCGGTGTGATAAGCAATGTTAATCTATCGGTGTCATTCCAGATTACTTTTACAACCATTTTCTTTTTTTGTTTATTTTCAACAAAAGCTTTCCACTCCAGAATAGAGATACTATCTTCCATATTGATACAGACCTCCAGCCTATGTGATTCATTGTCTCATCACAAATTATTGGTAAATTTTAGAACACATTGTTACAGGAACAGTTTAACAGATTCAACTGATTTGTGCTTAGAAAAGTTGTTTTTGGGTATATTTAAGCGAAAAAGAAAGGATTCTCGATGATTTAAGAGTTTAAAGAATGTAAACAATGGGTGAAGCGTTAAAATCAAAGAATTTGGTTTTATTTTCAGAAATATGAATGAATAAAGAATTTTGAATAAAAACAGATTTTTGGTATAATTTCATTTAAGGTACTTTATTTTTATTCATATCAACCAAAATAACGATTAGGGGGCAAATGAAGATGGGGAGTAAGAAAAGAATTTGGATTTTCATGCTGGTATTTATTTCATTCCTTTTTTTAGCTGCATGCGGCGGC
The nucleotide sequence above comes from Oceanobacillus timonensis. Encoded proteins:
- a CDS encoding class I adenylate-forming enzyme family protein, with the protein product MHHLQHTKTFKSVDERREDFIKAYPVWNRNTIASHIQTSVKAYANQAFMHIDGKTYTYQDVWNKAVQIAKAFIHSGVKRREHVAILMDNDATYPALMIASSMVGAVFLPLNSMLSKEELKYILMQSDTNYLFVHDSVKGKKHAQAVQEIGQEKAFQENASLKKVICMQTKGDTNIPPFFIKWEDFLQGAENVTEAEWMNRWEASLYADEVAIIMYTSGSTGSPKGVMLTHDMLLRCAYSTCYSRAIEKGRVTFAPLPFYHCFAIVEAILAMSFVGGSFIAALGASPLKSLELMETYHANDYLCVPSTLVPLLNHPQVDTFDLSALFAMWCGAAPAPVPVWKKAMETLGLTEIVTGYGQTEVSSSGVTTEIGDDLETIATRVGRPKLAGASGRSEFTGHATEYKTVDPENGQTLEAGAIGELTVRGPSVTTGYYNKPEETAAAIDKDGWLRTGDVGRVDENGYVQLLGRSKEMFKVSGELVAPREVETVISEHPAVSQVGVIGVSDSMTTEIGAAFIEVYEGESITRKEIVQWCSEKLARFKIPRYVWVIQTADWPLTSTGKIQKFRLQELAEEKLKRSRE
- a CDS encoding D-2-hydroxyacid dehydrogenase, with amino-acid sequence MKILTSAELPQENQSNLERMFPEDHFTFCNNMEDAEDHLLDTEILITYGNDLTEAVIQKASKLKWIMVIAAGVDKLPFQELKKRDILVTSAKGIHKAPMSEYVFFVLMLVYRKGKVLIENEKNKVWTRDIQMEEITNKTMLIAGTGILGREIAKIAKAFQMKTIGVSKSGRQVDYFDKNITFKEMDMYLNEADFVISILPSTPGTKGFFQYKHFETMPEHGVFVNIGRGDAVSGEVVLKAIHEKEIFHAVLDVFEEEPLPKDHPFWEEENITVTTHLSGVSPHYFDRALDIFSDNLEKYKNGKKNILNIVDVKQGY
- the solA gene encoding N-methyl-L-tryptophan oxidase; translated protein: MTYDVIIIGAGSMGMAAGYYLTESGQKVALIDAYDPPHESGSHHGGTRLIRHAYGEGGNYVPLALHAQKLWEALDEKTEERIFAKTGVLNFGPKGNTFLDTVEQSAKEYHLPLEVMTAEEINARWPGFQLDKESIGYFEKTSGVVFSENAVRTYRTLAEKNGADLYTNSYVQAIETTADDVTVQLENEEVTGKKLLITAGKGTNQVAKLLDITLPLTPVRKTFSWFTTAEEANYKEGAFPGFGHIGKDSTYYGFPSIDGAGLKIGRHDGGQPLIDPGELDPFGTFPEDEQETLDFAHEHFSKDIELKEGRVCTYTNTPDEDFIIDYLPGYANVVVACGFSGHGFKFASGIGDSLASILMGEEPAVSLEGFRLSRFDESS
- a CDS encoding IS630 family transposase (programmed frameshift), whose amino-acid sequence is MNVQSQIEELKEAMKTATDSRHYERYQAVYLYLSGYKMKEIANIIHRRRETVGAYVSMYRNNSLEGLKLGYSPGKPSKLSKEKQAILLETVSIKVPADVGFTARYNWTLSLITQFVKNEWDIDYSLRGMSRLLHSLGLSYTRPTYTLEKADPEKQKEFTDTTFPALKKLVNEEIHHILFEDESMIRDYQAIQRTWFLKGKQRIIPTHGQHKGVKLVGTLNYENGEVFCIEEEKFDAAAFLKFLTATLEHYPAGKIVMILDNARIHHAKLLRPFLDENKDRLELVYLPPYSPELNLIEGLWKWLKESVINNVFFPDVRKIALKVREFIDDINQYKDTIIDRLCVRA
- a CDS encoding acyl-CoA thioesterase, which codes for MTQAWHQHRMRVQYKDTDQMGVVHHGNYITWFEVARTEWMRHFNLSYHALEEQGLLLPVLDVNATYKRSARFDDLVVLFTRIEAYSPIRLVFEYEARRITQADWEANGLESATTEAPYGELLTTGKTTHMWVNKAWKPVKLRKTHPELYEQLQQIAE
- a CDS encoding bile acid:sodium symporter family protein, which codes for MKMLERISAFAGNTFALWVILFAIISFLFPGAFTWISPHVGILLGIIMFGMGLTLTPKDFKDVLKTPKSVLITVIAQYIIMSLIAYGLAVAFQLPPEIAVGVILVGCSPGGTASNVITYLAKGNTALSVSATTVSTLLAPVLTPALTLLLANQWMPVSFKDMFIEILQVVLIPIILGFVIRLLFNKQVEKSISVLPLVSVVGIVAVATAVVSVNKDAVATSGLLIFGVVILHNLLGLLLGFVIARLFKLSFSDQKAVSIEVGMQNSGLASTLALTFFSATPIAAVPSVIFSIWHNISGPVLATFWSKYDEKKENM